The Microcystis aeruginosa NIES-843 sequence GCTTATTGTTTTGAGCTAACAAAAAATTTTATCACTATTTTCTTGAACAACAGTCTATTAAACTTTCATAACAAGTAACCCTGAGACAATTATCAGTTTTAGCAATTATTGAGATGTTAATTTATTGTAAGCAGAAATAATCGCCGCATTTTCCCAATCATCATCAAAAGGGAGCGCATCGGGATCTGACAAAGCATTAGCCTCGATTTCTGCATCCCTCATCGATTTAACTCGCTCCCAATCGGTTAAATTATTAATATCTGGGGGATTATTTGTTATATTTATCCTTCCTAAAGCTGGTATTTCCATAGGCGGTGGCCCGTGCAGAACTACAGTGATATACTAAGGATAACTTGATCAATACTTTCTAGGGAGATTTTGCTATCAATTCCCAGAAAGTATCGAGGTTTAGGTTTTGCGTCCGAGAAAATTAATAATCTGGGGACTAATTTCTTTTGACCAATGTTCTTGGGGATAGTGTTTTGCTTCCGCGAGGGGGATTAATTCCACTCCTGATTTAGTAGCTAATTTTTCGACGGTGACAGAAGATAACCAAGGATCGGCCATTCCCCAGACAAAAAGGATAGGTTTTTCAAAGTTCTCTAAACCTGTCTCAATTTCTGCCATAGTTTTCGATAGGTTTAAATTGCGAATCGTGGCCAGTAAAGCGCGACCCACTGCCGAAGTTTTTAGATAAGGTTGACGGAAAATAGCCAGATCTGCATCACTAATCACAAAACCGCTACCAGTTTCTAAAGTACGATCGACTAATAAGGGGTCTTGAGTCGCCATATCTCCGAGGAAAGGTAGCCCCCATTGTTTCATTATCCAGGGTAATTTGACATCACTGGAGAGGGGAGTATTTAAGATGATCAAACGCTCAATTTTATCGGGATTTTCTAGGGCGTATTGTAAACCGACGGAGGCTAAAAAACCTTGGACGATTAGGGAGATTTTCGGCAATTGGAGAGCTTGAATAAAATCGGCCAAGGCTTGACAAAAAGCGGCAGGTGTGTAGGCGAATTCTCTGGCATTGGGTTTAGCGGATAAACCGGAACCGATCCAATCGGGGGCAATGGCATTAATGTTATATTCTTCTAAACTGGTCAATAATTCCCGCCAAATATAGCCATGGGCGGGTAAACCATGGAGTAGGATCACGGGAGTTGTGTCCGGTTGTTGATCGGGGTTAACCTGTCGATAAAACCACTTGAGAGAGCCGACTTCGAGAAAATTTTCTAAAATAGCCATGGTTAATGGGGGATTAATAATCATTAACCATTGTCTAACGTCTAGGAACCGATCGCACCGGCAAATTTTTCACCCCGGCAGTTATAGGGAGCTTGCGTCGAGACTTTGTGCTTCTCCGGGGGTTAAGGGTAAATGAAGACCGCATTCTTGTTTTAAACCCTTGAAACGGGTGTCTCGTTCGTTGCTATCATCGGCGGTTAAAGGCCGACTGGAGTGCCAATCGCCGACGGAGACATAACCTAGATCAAAATAGGGATGGTAGGGAAGATCGTATTTAGTCAGATAGTCATAGATGGTTTTGGCATTCCAGTCAAGGATCGGTAATATTTTGTAACGTTCGCCCTGTTGATTGACCCATTGGAGAGTTTTGCGGTGGTCGGTTTGGTCGCGACGTAAACCTGCTAACCAAGCGGTGGCCTTTAATTCCTTCAGGGCCCGTTGCATCGGCTCCACCTTGCGGATTTTGTCGTAGAGATTGAGGGAGTCGAGATCGTTATTTGACCACAATTTACCGTGGATTGCTTCCATGCGGGCGGGACTGAGGGGAGATTGATAAACTTTCAGGTTTAAATGGAGGCGTTGGCTTAAGTCTTCGGCAAATTGATAGGTTTCTGGGGGAAGATAGCCGGTATCGATCCAAATGATGGGAATATCGGGGATAATTGCGGTGACGAGGTGCAACATTACCGCCGCCTGAATGCCGAAACTGGTACTCATCACCAAACCTTCCCCGAAGGTGGCTTCCGCCCAAGCGACGATTTCCGCGGCGTTAGCGGAGTCAAAACGTTGATTAATTGTAGCGAGGTCGAGGGATAGAGGGTAGGAAAAAGACCGGTCGGCAGTGGGGATGAAGGCAGTTTCTAGGGCCTGTGGATGAGAATTAAGCAAGTGTAAATCTGGCATTCTGGCTAAGATTTAAGGTATTAGTAGCGGCGGATACTGATAGAGTCCAATCTATCCATTAGGGGCTGAGAATAGAGTCAACTCCATCTCCTCCCCTTGAGAAACGTAGGTGAGACTTTCACCTCACACGTCTCCTAGTTTGACTGCTCCATTGTTAGGGATACAGCTTGACACTGGAGAGCCGTTTTATCATCCTGACACTGGCGGTCTAGTAGTTGGGGGTTTTTGTATTCATCCTGACGACCGTATTGTTGAAAATCTATATACTGTACTTCTACTATATCTGATGGGGTGAAGTGTGGCCCACACTAGCGACACCTTCCTTTCTCAAAAATCTCTCTGGTTACACTAGACTCAAGTTGGCAGCTGAAAAAGTCTCTGGTGACATCTAATTGACCTCGATTAATGATAACTAAGTTAAGCAAGATTGGCAGGAATTGTCGCTAGTTTTTGCAGTTGTTTTTCAATATTGGCCTTTAATTGGGTCCGGGTGATTTCTTTTCCCGTTTGAGCGGTGTGTGCATTTTCCAGAAAAATAATACTATCTACTTTTTCTAGGGCAAATAATTGGAATAAAAGATGGGTTACGGGAATCAGGAGCGTTGATAGGGGTGAATTGGGGGTATTTTGAGCAGATATGGCCATTTTTTCCGTAGCAAAGGCATAGATTACCCTTTTCTCCTGTTGCGGCTGCCGCCGATGGGCTAAGGTGGTTAGTAACCAATCACCCTGGCTATTCTGCACCACATAGTATTGTAAATGTTTTAACTGTCTGGCCATGGCCGCAAGGACGGGATTAACCGCTTCTTCCATGACTACGGGGGCCAGTCCGTAATTGACGGCGTCTCGACTTAAAATATGCAGTTGTGCCTTTAATTTCATGGCTAATCATGTCTATAAACTAATCGATATTGACCATTCCTACCAGCGATGAGCGGTTTTTCTGCCAGTACAATTTTAGGCGTTGCTCATTTGAGATCTGAATCCTCTTTGCTGGGATTTTTAAAACCTAGACCCAAACTAACTTTGGCACGGGAACCTGCACAGTTGCCATTCATCCCTTGACTCGGCAACCCCAGTTAAAATTGTCGTCGTGAAAAGATGAGGATGGAGATACCCAATAATAGACCAGTATAAACGAGACTGTAGAGGGCATTAGCGATTAAGACATCAGCACTAGGCAGCAAACCATAAACGGCCTCGTTTCTAAAATTTAATCTCTCTAAATCTGGGAGAATTAGATAAATATTTTTAGTGATAGCGAGGATATTGGCATTTTTGCTGATTATACCCAATTGGATCAGATCTTTGCTGATGTGACCCATTAGATAGACCCCAAAAGTCATTAACGTGGCTAAAATCGAACTGGTAAATACCCCAAAAGCGATCGCCACGGCCGCGATGA is a genomic window containing:
- the cysH gene encoding phosphoadenosine phosphosulfate reductase; the encoded protein is MPDLHLLNSHPQALETAFIPTADRSFSYPLSLDLATINQRFDSANAAEIVAWAEATFGEGLVMSTSFGIQAAVMLHLVTAIIPDIPIIWIDTGYLPPETYQFAEDLSQRLHLNLKVYQSPLSPARMEAIHGKLWSNNDLDSLNLYDKIRKVEPMQRALKELKATAWLAGLRRDQTDHRKTLQWVNQQGERYKILPILDWNAKTIYDYLTKYDLPYHPYFDLGYVSVGDWHSSRPLTADDSNERDTRFKGLKQECGLHLPLTPGEAQSLDASSL
- a CDS encoding alpha/beta fold hydrolase, translating into MIINPPLTMAILENFLEVGSLKWFYRQVNPDQQPDTTPVILLHGLPAHGYIWRELLTSLEEYNINAIAPDWIGSGLSAKPNAREFAYTPAAFCQALADFIQALQLPKISLIVQGFLASVGLQYALENPDKIERLIILNTPLSSDVKLPWIMKQWGLPFLGDMATQDPLLVDRTLETGSGFVISDADLAIFRQPYLKTSAVGRALLATIRNLNLSKTMAEIETGLENFEKPILFVWGMADPWLSSVTVEKLATKSGVELIPLAEAKHYPQEHWSKEISPQIINFLGRKT